From the Phyllopteryx taeniolatus isolate TA_2022b chromosome 20, UOR_Ptae_1.2, whole genome shotgun sequence genome, one window contains:
- the LOC133470579 gene encoding poly(U)-binding-splicing factor PUF60-like isoform X1 — MAVTETAGGDVMTMENGQGTGSKLGLPPLTPEQQEALQRAKKYAMEQSIKSVLVKQTIAHQQQQLTNLQMAAVTMGFGDPLSPLQSVAAQRQRALAIMCRVYVGSIYYELGEDTIRQAFAPFGPIKSIDMSWDSVTMKHKGFAFVEYDVPEAAQLALEQMNSVMLGGRNIKVGRPSNIGQAQPIIDQLAEEARAFNRIYVASVHPDLSDDDIKSVFEAFGRIKSCMLARDPTSGRHRGFGFIEYEKPQSAVDAVSSMNLFDLGGQYLRVGKAVTPPMPLLTPTTPGGLPPAAAVAAAAATAKITAQASMNPFQRDLMAFQEAVAGASVLGALAAPQLLSQQMGIPQAVMAAQAPGVITGVTPVRPPIPVLPQVGLVNPVLASPPVLSNQALATVQLQEKKEEKEETLQDGTGQEMLSDQEHMSISGSSARHMVMQKLLRKSESTVMVLRNMVGPEDIDDDLEGEVTEECGKFGSVNRVIIYQEKQGEEEDADIIVKIFVEFSMASEMNKAIQALNDRWFGGRKVVAEVYDQDRFNSSDLSA, encoded by the exons ATGGCGGTCACGGAGACTGCG GGAGGCGACGTTATGACGATGGAGAATGGACAGGGCACAGGCTCTAAGCTTGGCCTGCCACCCCTCACCCCGGAGCAGCAGGAGGCGCTGCAGCGG GCAAAGAAGTATGCCATGGAGCAGAGCATTAAGAGTGTGTTGGTGAAACAGACCATTGCCCATCAGCAACAGCAGCTCACCAATCTGCAG ATGGCAGCAGTGACTATGGGCTTTGGAGATCCTCTCTCACCTTTACAATCG GTGGCAGCTCAGCGGCAGCGCGCTCTCGCCATCATGTGCCGGGTTTACGTGGGCTCCATTTACTATGAGCTCGGCGAGGACACCATCAGACAGGCCTTTGCTCCCTTTGGCCCCATCAAGAGCATTGACATGTCTTGGGACTCGGTGACAATGAAGCACAAG GGCTTTGCCTTTGTGGAGTATGACGTGCCAGAGGCTGCCCAGCTGGCTCTGGAGCAGATGAATTCCGTCATGTTGGGTGGGCGAAACATTAAG GTTGGGCGGCCAAGTAACATCGGTCAGGCGCAACCCATCATTGACCAGCTGGCAGAGGAAGCGCGCGCTTTTAACCGCATCTACGTGGCCTCGGTGCACCCCGACCTGTCGGACGACGACATCAAAAGTGTGTTTGAGGCTTTCGGGAGGATCAAATCTTGTATGTTAGCCCGAGACCCCACCTCAGGACGGCACAGAGGCTTCGGCTTCATCG AGTACGAAAAGCCTCAGTCGGCCGTGGACGCCGTGTCTTCTATGAACCTCTTTGACCTGGGGGGTCAGTACCTGCGGGTGGGCAAGGCGGTCACGCCTCCCATGCCCCTCCTTACCCCCACCACTCCCGGTGGTCTGCCGCCGGCAGCGGCTGTGGCCGCCGCGGCAGCCACTGCCAAGATTACGGCCCAGGCAAGTATGAATCCCTTCCAAAGGGATTTAATGGCCTTCCag GAGGCCGTAGCTGGCGCGTCAGTCCTGGGGGCGTTAGCCGCGCCCCAGCTTCTTAGTCAGCAGATGGGGATACCGCAGGCCGTCATGGCCGCACAGGCGCCCGGGGTCATCACAG GAGTGACTCCAGTGCGACCCCCCATACCGGTGCTCCCCCAGGTGGGCCTGGTGAACCCCGTGCTGGCGTCACCGCCCGTCCTTTCCAATCAGGCCCTGGCCACCGTCCAGCTGcaggagaagaaggaggagaaagaggagacGCTCCAGGACGGCACGGGCCAGGAGATGCTGAGCGACCAGGAGCACATGAGCATCTCGGGCAGCAGTGCCAGACACATGGTCATGCAGAAACTGCTAAGAAAGTCAGAG tccacaGTAATGGTCCTGCGTAACATGGTGGGCCCGGAGGACATCGATGATGACCTGGAAGGCGAGGTGACTGAAGAGTGCGGAAAGTTTGGCTCGGTCAACCGCGTCATCATCTACCAGGAGAAACagggcgaggaggaggacgcCGACATCATCGTCAAGATCTTCGTAGAGTTCTCCATGGCGTCAGAGATGAACAAAGCCATCCAGGCGCTCAACGACCGCTGGTTCGGCGGACGCAAGGTGGTCGCCGAGGTGTACGACCAAGATCGCTTCAACAGCAGCGATCTGTCGGCGTGA
- the LOC133470579 gene encoding poly(U)-binding-splicing factor PUF60-like isoform X3 has translation MAVTETAGGDVMTMENGQGTGSKLGLPPLTPEQQEALQRAKKYAMEQSIKSVLVKQTIAHQQQQLTNLQMAAVTMGFGDPLSPLQSVAAQRQRALAIMCRVYVGSIYYELGEDTIRQAFAPFGPIKSIDMSWDSVTMKHKGFAFVEYDVPEAAQLALEQMNSVMLGGRNIKVGRPSNIGQAQPIIDQLAEEARAFNRIYVASVHPDLSDDDIKSVFEAFGRIKSCMLARDPTSGRHRGFGFIEYEKPQSAVDAVSSMNLFDLGGQYLRVGKAVTPPMPLLTPTTPGGLPPAAAVAAAAATAKITAQEAVAGASVLGALAAPQLLSQQMGIPQAVMAAQAPGVITGVTPVRPPIPVLPQVGLVNPVLASPPVLSNQALATVQLQEKKEEKEETLQDGTGQEMLSDQEHMSISGSSARHMVMQKLLRKSESTVMVLRNMVGPEDIDDDLEGEVTEECGKFGSVNRVIIYQEKQGEEEDADIIVKIFVEFSMASEMNKAIQALNDRWFGGRKVVAEVYDQDRFNSSDLSA, from the exons ATGGCGGTCACGGAGACTGCG GGAGGCGACGTTATGACGATGGAGAATGGACAGGGCACAGGCTCTAAGCTTGGCCTGCCACCCCTCACCCCGGAGCAGCAGGAGGCGCTGCAGCGG GCAAAGAAGTATGCCATGGAGCAGAGCATTAAGAGTGTGTTGGTGAAACAGACCATTGCCCATCAGCAACAGCAGCTCACCAATCTGCAG ATGGCAGCAGTGACTATGGGCTTTGGAGATCCTCTCTCACCTTTACAATCG GTGGCAGCTCAGCGGCAGCGCGCTCTCGCCATCATGTGCCGGGTTTACGTGGGCTCCATTTACTATGAGCTCGGCGAGGACACCATCAGACAGGCCTTTGCTCCCTTTGGCCCCATCAAGAGCATTGACATGTCTTGGGACTCGGTGACAATGAAGCACAAG GGCTTTGCCTTTGTGGAGTATGACGTGCCAGAGGCTGCCCAGCTGGCTCTGGAGCAGATGAATTCCGTCATGTTGGGTGGGCGAAACATTAAG GTTGGGCGGCCAAGTAACATCGGTCAGGCGCAACCCATCATTGACCAGCTGGCAGAGGAAGCGCGCGCTTTTAACCGCATCTACGTGGCCTCGGTGCACCCCGACCTGTCGGACGACGACATCAAAAGTGTGTTTGAGGCTTTCGGGAGGATCAAATCTTGTATGTTAGCCCGAGACCCCACCTCAGGACGGCACAGAGGCTTCGGCTTCATCG AGTACGAAAAGCCTCAGTCGGCCGTGGACGCCGTGTCTTCTATGAACCTCTTTGACCTGGGGGGTCAGTACCTGCGGGTGGGCAAGGCGGTCACGCCTCCCATGCCCCTCCTTACCCCCACCACTCCCGGTGGTCTGCCGCCGGCAGCGGCTGTGGCCGCCGCGGCAGCCACTGCCAAGATTACGGCCCAG GAGGCCGTAGCTGGCGCGTCAGTCCTGGGGGCGTTAGCCGCGCCCCAGCTTCTTAGTCAGCAGATGGGGATACCGCAGGCCGTCATGGCCGCACAGGCGCCCGGGGTCATCACAG GAGTGACTCCAGTGCGACCCCCCATACCGGTGCTCCCCCAGGTGGGCCTGGTGAACCCCGTGCTGGCGTCACCGCCCGTCCTTTCCAATCAGGCCCTGGCCACCGTCCAGCTGcaggagaagaaggaggagaaagaggagacGCTCCAGGACGGCACGGGCCAGGAGATGCTGAGCGACCAGGAGCACATGAGCATCTCGGGCAGCAGTGCCAGACACATGGTCATGCAGAAACTGCTAAGAAAGTCAGAG tccacaGTAATGGTCCTGCGTAACATGGTGGGCCCGGAGGACATCGATGATGACCTGGAAGGCGAGGTGACTGAAGAGTGCGGAAAGTTTGGCTCGGTCAACCGCGTCATCATCTACCAGGAGAAACagggcgaggaggaggacgcCGACATCATCGTCAAGATCTTCGTAGAGTTCTCCATGGCGTCAGAGATGAACAAAGCCATCCAGGCGCTCAACGACCGCTGGTTCGGCGGACGCAAGGTGGTCGCCGAGGTGTACGACCAAGATCGCTTCAACAGCAGCGATCTGTCGGCGTGA
- the LOC133470579 gene encoding poly(U)-binding-splicing factor PUF60-like isoform X4: protein MAVTETAGGDVMTMENGQGTGSKLGLPPLTPEQQEALQRAKKYAMEQSIKSVLVKQTIAHQQQQLTNLQVAAQRQRALAIMCRVYVGSIYYELGEDTIRQAFAPFGPIKSIDMSWDSVTMKHKGFAFVEYDVPEAAQLALEQMNSVMLGGRNIKVGRPSNIGQAQPIIDQLAEEARAFNRIYVASVHPDLSDDDIKSVFEAFGRIKSCMLARDPTSGRHRGFGFIEYEKPQSAVDAVSSMNLFDLGGQYLRVGKAVTPPMPLLTPTTPGGLPPAAAVAAAAATAKITAQASMNPFQRDLMAFQEAVAGASVLGALAAPQLLSQQMGIPQAVMAAQAPGVITGVTPVRPPIPVLPQVGLVNPVLASPPVLSNQALATVQLQEKKEEKEETLQDGTGQEMLSDQEHMSISGSSARHMVMQKLLRKSESTVMVLRNMVGPEDIDDDLEGEVTEECGKFGSVNRVIIYQEKQGEEEDADIIVKIFVEFSMASEMNKAIQALNDRWFGGRKVVAEVYDQDRFNSSDLSA, encoded by the exons ATGGCGGTCACGGAGACTGCG GGAGGCGACGTTATGACGATGGAGAATGGACAGGGCACAGGCTCTAAGCTTGGCCTGCCACCCCTCACCCCGGAGCAGCAGGAGGCGCTGCAGCGG GCAAAGAAGTATGCCATGGAGCAGAGCATTAAGAGTGTGTTGGTGAAACAGACCATTGCCCATCAGCAACAGCAGCTCACCAATCTGCAG GTGGCAGCTCAGCGGCAGCGCGCTCTCGCCATCATGTGCCGGGTTTACGTGGGCTCCATTTACTATGAGCTCGGCGAGGACACCATCAGACAGGCCTTTGCTCCCTTTGGCCCCATCAAGAGCATTGACATGTCTTGGGACTCGGTGACAATGAAGCACAAG GGCTTTGCCTTTGTGGAGTATGACGTGCCAGAGGCTGCCCAGCTGGCTCTGGAGCAGATGAATTCCGTCATGTTGGGTGGGCGAAACATTAAG GTTGGGCGGCCAAGTAACATCGGTCAGGCGCAACCCATCATTGACCAGCTGGCAGAGGAAGCGCGCGCTTTTAACCGCATCTACGTGGCCTCGGTGCACCCCGACCTGTCGGACGACGACATCAAAAGTGTGTTTGAGGCTTTCGGGAGGATCAAATCTTGTATGTTAGCCCGAGACCCCACCTCAGGACGGCACAGAGGCTTCGGCTTCATCG AGTACGAAAAGCCTCAGTCGGCCGTGGACGCCGTGTCTTCTATGAACCTCTTTGACCTGGGGGGTCAGTACCTGCGGGTGGGCAAGGCGGTCACGCCTCCCATGCCCCTCCTTACCCCCACCACTCCCGGTGGTCTGCCGCCGGCAGCGGCTGTGGCCGCCGCGGCAGCCACTGCCAAGATTACGGCCCAGGCAAGTATGAATCCCTTCCAAAGGGATTTAATGGCCTTCCag GAGGCCGTAGCTGGCGCGTCAGTCCTGGGGGCGTTAGCCGCGCCCCAGCTTCTTAGTCAGCAGATGGGGATACCGCAGGCCGTCATGGCCGCACAGGCGCCCGGGGTCATCACAG GAGTGACTCCAGTGCGACCCCCCATACCGGTGCTCCCCCAGGTGGGCCTGGTGAACCCCGTGCTGGCGTCACCGCCCGTCCTTTCCAATCAGGCCCTGGCCACCGTCCAGCTGcaggagaagaaggaggagaaagaggagacGCTCCAGGACGGCACGGGCCAGGAGATGCTGAGCGACCAGGAGCACATGAGCATCTCGGGCAGCAGTGCCAGACACATGGTCATGCAGAAACTGCTAAGAAAGTCAGAG tccacaGTAATGGTCCTGCGTAACATGGTGGGCCCGGAGGACATCGATGATGACCTGGAAGGCGAGGTGACTGAAGAGTGCGGAAAGTTTGGCTCGGTCAACCGCGTCATCATCTACCAGGAGAAACagggcgaggaggaggacgcCGACATCATCGTCAAGATCTTCGTAGAGTTCTCCATGGCGTCAGAGATGAACAAAGCCATCCAGGCGCTCAACGACCGCTGGTTCGGCGGACGCAAGGTGGTCGCCGAGGTGTACGACCAAGATCGCTTCAACAGCAGCGATCTGTCGGCGTGA
- the LOC133470579 gene encoding poly(U)-binding-splicing factor PUF60-like isoform X5 produces MAVTETAGGDVMTMENGQGTGSKLGLPPLTPEQQEALQRAKKYAMEQSIKSVLVKQTIAHQQQQLTNLQVAAQRQRALAIMCRVYVGSIYYELGEDTIRQAFAPFGPIKSIDMSWDSVTMKHKGFAFVEYDVPEAAQLALEQMNSVMLGGRNIKVGRPSNIGQAQPIIDQLAEEARAFNRIYVASVHPDLSDDDIKSVFEAFGRIKSCMLARDPTSGRHRGFGFIEYEKPQSAVDAVSSMNLFDLGGQYLRVGKAVTPPMPLLTPTTPGGLPPAAAVAAAAATAKITAQEAVAGASVLGALAAPQLLSQQMGIPQAVMAAQAPGVITGVTPVRPPIPVLPQVGLVNPVLASPPVLSNQALATVQLQEKKEEKEETLQDGTGQEMLSDQEHMSISGSSARHMVMQKLLRKSESTVMVLRNMVGPEDIDDDLEGEVTEECGKFGSVNRVIIYQEKQGEEEDADIIVKIFVEFSMASEMNKAIQALNDRWFGGRKVVAEVYDQDRFNSSDLSA; encoded by the exons ATGGCGGTCACGGAGACTGCG GGAGGCGACGTTATGACGATGGAGAATGGACAGGGCACAGGCTCTAAGCTTGGCCTGCCACCCCTCACCCCGGAGCAGCAGGAGGCGCTGCAGCGG GCAAAGAAGTATGCCATGGAGCAGAGCATTAAGAGTGTGTTGGTGAAACAGACCATTGCCCATCAGCAACAGCAGCTCACCAATCTGCAG GTGGCAGCTCAGCGGCAGCGCGCTCTCGCCATCATGTGCCGGGTTTACGTGGGCTCCATTTACTATGAGCTCGGCGAGGACACCATCAGACAGGCCTTTGCTCCCTTTGGCCCCATCAAGAGCATTGACATGTCTTGGGACTCGGTGACAATGAAGCACAAG GGCTTTGCCTTTGTGGAGTATGACGTGCCAGAGGCTGCCCAGCTGGCTCTGGAGCAGATGAATTCCGTCATGTTGGGTGGGCGAAACATTAAG GTTGGGCGGCCAAGTAACATCGGTCAGGCGCAACCCATCATTGACCAGCTGGCAGAGGAAGCGCGCGCTTTTAACCGCATCTACGTGGCCTCGGTGCACCCCGACCTGTCGGACGACGACATCAAAAGTGTGTTTGAGGCTTTCGGGAGGATCAAATCTTGTATGTTAGCCCGAGACCCCACCTCAGGACGGCACAGAGGCTTCGGCTTCATCG AGTACGAAAAGCCTCAGTCGGCCGTGGACGCCGTGTCTTCTATGAACCTCTTTGACCTGGGGGGTCAGTACCTGCGGGTGGGCAAGGCGGTCACGCCTCCCATGCCCCTCCTTACCCCCACCACTCCCGGTGGTCTGCCGCCGGCAGCGGCTGTGGCCGCCGCGGCAGCCACTGCCAAGATTACGGCCCAG GAGGCCGTAGCTGGCGCGTCAGTCCTGGGGGCGTTAGCCGCGCCCCAGCTTCTTAGTCAGCAGATGGGGATACCGCAGGCCGTCATGGCCGCACAGGCGCCCGGGGTCATCACAG GAGTGACTCCAGTGCGACCCCCCATACCGGTGCTCCCCCAGGTGGGCCTGGTGAACCCCGTGCTGGCGTCACCGCCCGTCCTTTCCAATCAGGCCCTGGCCACCGTCCAGCTGcaggagaagaaggaggagaaagaggagacGCTCCAGGACGGCACGGGCCAGGAGATGCTGAGCGACCAGGAGCACATGAGCATCTCGGGCAGCAGTGCCAGACACATGGTCATGCAGAAACTGCTAAGAAAGTCAGAG tccacaGTAATGGTCCTGCGTAACATGGTGGGCCCGGAGGACATCGATGATGACCTGGAAGGCGAGGTGACTGAAGAGTGCGGAAAGTTTGGCTCGGTCAACCGCGTCATCATCTACCAGGAGAAACagggcgaggaggaggacgcCGACATCATCGTCAAGATCTTCGTAGAGTTCTCCATGGCGTCAGAGATGAACAAAGCCATCCAGGCGCTCAACGACCGCTGGTTCGGCGGACGCAAGGTGGTCGCCGAGGTGTACGACCAAGATCGCTTCAACAGCAGCGATCTGTCGGCGTGA
- the LOC133470579 gene encoding poly(U)-binding-splicing factor PUF60-like isoform X2, translating to MTMENGQGTGSKLGLPPLTPEQQEALQRAKKYAMEQSIKSVLVKQTIAHQQQQLTNLQMAAVTMGFGDPLSPLQSVAAQRQRALAIMCRVYVGSIYYELGEDTIRQAFAPFGPIKSIDMSWDSVTMKHKGFAFVEYDVPEAAQLALEQMNSVMLGGRNIKVGRPSNIGQAQPIIDQLAEEARAFNRIYVASVHPDLSDDDIKSVFEAFGRIKSCMLARDPTSGRHRGFGFIEYEKPQSAVDAVSSMNLFDLGGQYLRVGKAVTPPMPLLTPTTPGGLPPAAAVAAAAATAKITAQASMNPFQRDLMAFQEAVAGASVLGALAAPQLLSQQMGIPQAVMAAQAPGVITGVTPVRPPIPVLPQVGLVNPVLASPPVLSNQALATVQLQEKKEEKEETLQDGTGQEMLSDQEHMSISGSSARHMVMQKLLRKSESTVMVLRNMVGPEDIDDDLEGEVTEECGKFGSVNRVIIYQEKQGEEEDADIIVKIFVEFSMASEMNKAIQALNDRWFGGRKVVAEVYDQDRFNSSDLSA from the exons ATGACGATGGAGAATGGACAGGGCACAGGCTCTAAGCTTGGCCTGCCACCCCTCACCCCGGAGCAGCAGGAGGCGCTGCAGCGG GCAAAGAAGTATGCCATGGAGCAGAGCATTAAGAGTGTGTTGGTGAAACAGACCATTGCCCATCAGCAACAGCAGCTCACCAATCTGCAG ATGGCAGCAGTGACTATGGGCTTTGGAGATCCTCTCTCACCTTTACAATCG GTGGCAGCTCAGCGGCAGCGCGCTCTCGCCATCATGTGCCGGGTTTACGTGGGCTCCATTTACTATGAGCTCGGCGAGGACACCATCAGACAGGCCTTTGCTCCCTTTGGCCCCATCAAGAGCATTGACATGTCTTGGGACTCGGTGACAATGAAGCACAAG GGCTTTGCCTTTGTGGAGTATGACGTGCCAGAGGCTGCCCAGCTGGCTCTGGAGCAGATGAATTCCGTCATGTTGGGTGGGCGAAACATTAAG GTTGGGCGGCCAAGTAACATCGGTCAGGCGCAACCCATCATTGACCAGCTGGCAGAGGAAGCGCGCGCTTTTAACCGCATCTACGTGGCCTCGGTGCACCCCGACCTGTCGGACGACGACATCAAAAGTGTGTTTGAGGCTTTCGGGAGGATCAAATCTTGTATGTTAGCCCGAGACCCCACCTCAGGACGGCACAGAGGCTTCGGCTTCATCG AGTACGAAAAGCCTCAGTCGGCCGTGGACGCCGTGTCTTCTATGAACCTCTTTGACCTGGGGGGTCAGTACCTGCGGGTGGGCAAGGCGGTCACGCCTCCCATGCCCCTCCTTACCCCCACCACTCCCGGTGGTCTGCCGCCGGCAGCGGCTGTGGCCGCCGCGGCAGCCACTGCCAAGATTACGGCCCAGGCAAGTATGAATCCCTTCCAAAGGGATTTAATGGCCTTCCag GAGGCCGTAGCTGGCGCGTCAGTCCTGGGGGCGTTAGCCGCGCCCCAGCTTCTTAGTCAGCAGATGGGGATACCGCAGGCCGTCATGGCCGCACAGGCGCCCGGGGTCATCACAG GAGTGACTCCAGTGCGACCCCCCATACCGGTGCTCCCCCAGGTGGGCCTGGTGAACCCCGTGCTGGCGTCACCGCCCGTCCTTTCCAATCAGGCCCTGGCCACCGTCCAGCTGcaggagaagaaggaggagaaagaggagacGCTCCAGGACGGCACGGGCCAGGAGATGCTGAGCGACCAGGAGCACATGAGCATCTCGGGCAGCAGTGCCAGACACATGGTCATGCAGAAACTGCTAAGAAAGTCAGAG tccacaGTAATGGTCCTGCGTAACATGGTGGGCCCGGAGGACATCGATGATGACCTGGAAGGCGAGGTGACTGAAGAGTGCGGAAAGTTTGGCTCGGTCAACCGCGTCATCATCTACCAGGAGAAACagggcgaggaggaggacgcCGACATCATCGTCAAGATCTTCGTAGAGTTCTCCATGGCGTCAGAGATGAACAAAGCCATCCAGGCGCTCAACGACCGCTGGTTCGGCGGACGCAAGGTGGTCGCCGAGGTGTACGACCAAGATCGCTTCAACAGCAGCGATCTGTCGGCGTGA